TTTTGGCTCTGTTAAAGTTTATTTTTGATATTAATTATAAAAACGGAACCTCCAAAAATTAGAAAGTTCCGTTTTTAATATTGGCTTGTATAACTAACGCTACCCGTTAGTTATACATATAGACCTACACAATATTAGCCTACTAAATAAATGATGTGACAATAAGCAATTATTTCTTGCCTTTTAGTTCTAAAAGTATAGGTGCTATATTTAGTAAGATCGAAACAATTGTCAAAAACCATAATGCCCTTTCCATACCAGGTACTACATCCCCTAGAGCTGACCAATCTTCCATTTTTACCCACCGAGATACAAGACTATATTCTGAACAAAGTGTTAATGCTGTAAATGATAAACCTATCGCCATAGCAAGCTTATAATCCTTTCCTGCTTTATACATATATAGATTAATAAAAGTAGCCACTATTGCAATAACCCCAAACATAATAAATAACATTACTAACCTCCATATACTTTTATTTATATCGTGGGAATAAATTAGTTCATTAGTTGAATGAAAAATATGTTTATATTGTGAGTTTAGGTAACCTTAGTGTATCATGCGTTTCCATATTTTGTGTTAAATTCCCTTTGGCCATAAAGTCAGTTATAGTAACAGTCTTTCTTTAGAGGTTTTGGAAAGAAATCAGTTCTCCTTATATTGAGACAGAGGTAAAAAAAACTCTCAAACGGAATGATAAAACCTGGCTTGAACATCTTGAATACGCTTGTGATGATTTAGGATTGGGTAAACGTAATTTTCAGGAGGCCGAATAATACCGGCAAATGAAAATAATGGCAGAGGAATAATAGACGAGAGGGTGACTCAATCAGTCATACTTTTTTTCATATACAAAGCTTACCCTGTTCACAGATTAGGATAGAAGCAGGGAAAACACCGCATACTATAGGAAATGGATAAAAAGGAAGGGAATGCTTCATCATGTCTAAAACCAGGAAAATGAGTTCGGCAGAGTTCGGGGCTATATGGACAACGTATCATAAAAAGACGATGATTCTTAGAATACTGGAGGTCTTAATTGAGAAATCGGATGAGGCCGAAGCGAAGAATTTGATGTCTGATTTGCATAGGAAGCTGAATAAAAAGGTTCTTGAAATGAGGATTATGATTGAAAATGAAGGGGCTGCTGTACCTGCAGGTTTTACGAGTAAGGATATCCGCCTCGATTCACCGAAATTATTCGATAATGGATTTGATATTATGTTTTGCCGGGTGCTGAAGCAAATCAGCATGGGTATGTATGTCCTTCATATGACCGTATCTTACCGTGAAGACGTAATTGACTACTATAAGCAGCTGACAGATTTAACACAAACGTATTATGATAAATTCACTCATTATCTGCTGAAAAAGGACCTGCTTCCTCATCCAAACTATGGAAGCATTCCGAAGTCAGGGGGATACATAACAGATAAATCCTACACCAAAGGCACGAATTTTTTTGGAGAAAAGAGGCCGATTAATGCGATTGAATTCGGGATGCTTTACCATTCAATCGAGACAAACGTTTTTGCAGTTCAGTTAATGAAAGCCTTTGCCCAGTGCAGTGAGGACAATGAAGTGAAAAAGTATTTTATCAAGGGACATGATTTGGCAAAGGAAATATTAAAAGAAACGAACGAGATTCTTCTAACGGATGATATACAGCCTCCTACTGCATCTGGAGGAATCTTGACAGGCTCGACGGCAGCACCTTTTTCAGAATACCTGATGCTGTACTGTACCTACTTGTTAGGTGGATTCGGTCTTGGAGGCCAAGGCTTCAGCTCCGTCTTTATTCTGCGAAATGATTTGAGTGCAAAATCAGCCATATTTGCAAAAGATACGTACGAATTCACGATGGCAGGGGCCAAATTAATGATGGAAAAAGGATGGATGGAGGAACCGCCCGGGATGGACAGCTAATCAGGGTGACTTCCTGCCTTTAAATGGGCATCGCTCACAAAATAGCAGGCCTGTTTAAGTAATTGCAGACATTCGCACATTAATTGCTGACTTTTTGTAATAATTGCTGACGTTTCCCGAATAATTGCGGACTTTTTCCTGCTAATTGCTGAAATACATATTTCCGGTTAAAAAGGGATCCCACGCTTAATGCATGGGATCCCTTTTTGTATCCAAAATCCCACCTAACAAATGTAAAAAAATGCTAAAATATTTAAAAGAGACAAATCTTTGAAAAAGGGGATATGGAAATGGATTATCGAATCGAGCATCTTGATTTTGAATGGAAGCTGACGGGGAAAAAGGAGAAAGTAAAAACGAGCCGCGCATTTAAGACCATTCCTAAACTCTGGAGCCAGGCGAAGAAAGATGGATTTACCCAGCAATTAATCGATCTGTCATGGGAAGATCCAAAATGCAAGATTGAAGGCATATTAGGTGTGTGCGGCAAAGAAGCGGCTATTAAAGATGAAGAATTTGATTACTTCATGGGAGTGCGGTATGCAGGCGACTCTCCTGAAGGTCTGGAAACCCTCACGATTCCACCGGCCACATGGGCGGTATTTCCGAATATCCCTGAAGCATGGAAGCGCCTCTATTCCGAGTGGGTCCCTACATCCGGCTATGAGCTGGCGAATCTGCCGTGCATCGAGTGCTATTACGGACCGGGCCGCAAGCCGAGGCATGAATTGTGGGTGCCGGTGATCGCGAAGTGAAAAATTCCTGACACGATTGAAATAACCGGCGCTAACCTGGTACATTAATGATAAGACAAACTGACGGGGTGCCCGATGTATTTAACTGATTTAGAAGATTTTATCAATGAAACGATCCTGAAGCGCGGAAAAGATTATTATAAAAAAGGACAGATTTTGAAGCTTCGGGAAGCGGATGGTATACATAAGGCGGTTGTAGAGGGCAGCAGCTATCCTTATCGTGTTTCTGTGAAGATGGCCGGCGACACGGTTCTTGAAACGTATTGCGATTGTCCGTTCGACGGGGTTTACTGCAAGCATGAAGCGGCTGTGCTTTTTGCTATGAGGGATGGCATGGTGGAACGGGAACCCGTGGAGAGCAAATCAAAAAGGAAAGAGACAGCGATCGAGGACCTGCTTCCTCAAATGAAAAAAGAGGACCTCGTCCGTGTACTGATTGACCTTTCTGATACCTATCCGGAAATTG
The Metabacillus sp. FJAT-52054 genome window above contains:
- a CDS encoding DUF3231 family protein, yielding MSKTRKMSSAEFGAIWTTYHKKTMILRILEVLIEKSDEAEAKNLMSDLHRKLNKKVLEMRIMIENEGAAVPAGFTSKDIRLDSPKLFDNGFDIMFCRVLKQISMGMYVLHMTVSYREDVIDYYKQLTDLTQTYYDKFTHYLLKKDLLPHPNYGSIPKSGGYITDKSYTKGTNFFGEKRPINAIEFGMLYHSIETNVFAVQLMKAFAQCSEDNEVKKYFIKGHDLAKEILKETNEILLTDDIQPPTASGGILTGSTAAPFSEYLMLYCTYLLGGFGLGGQGFSSVFILRNDLSAKSAIFAKDTYEFTMAGAKLMMEKGWMEEPPGMDS